The genomic DNA CCGTAGAGCTGGCCGCCCAGCGGCGCGCCCAGCGCCGTCCCGGAGCCGATGGCGATACCCGCGGCGCCCATGTTCCGGCCGTGGCCGCCACCGAGCTCCATCAGCGCGGTCATCGCCAGCGAGAAGGGGGCGATGGTCGCCGCACCCTGCAGCGCCCGCAGGAGGAGGACCGCCTCGAACGATGGGGCGAAGGCCCGGGGCAGGACCGCGAGCGCGGCGTAGCCGAGCGCGCCGGCGACCGCCCCGGCGACGATGAACGGGACGCGCCGGCCGGCGGCGTCGCTGGCGGCCCCCCAGACCCCCGCGAACAGGACGAACGCGGCGAACTCGGCCGCGAGGAACCACATACTCGCGTCCAGGTCCGTCGTCGCGCCCAGCGCGCCCACCAGTCGGTCGACGCCAGGATAGAGCAGCACCTGCGCGAGCAGGACGCTGAAGACGACCAGCGCCAGCACGACCCGGGCCCGACGGTCCGACATCGAGCGCCCGTAGGTCGTCCCGGGTCATGCCTCTTCTCCCCTGTCGTCGCCCGGGTGCCCTGCCGCGCGTCGGCACCGGAGCGGCCTGCCCCCCGCGTGCCCGCGGTGCCCGCCGGACTAGCCGTAGCTCTCCACGCGCACGAGCCCCTCGGGGAGGTCGAGCGCCTCCAGCACCTCGACCACGCCGTCGGCCATCGCGCCGAGCCCACAGACGTACGCCTCGGTCCGGCCCGGGTCGATGCGGGCGTCGACATCCACCGCCGGCTCGGCGGCCGCGGACTCGGCGTACGGGTCCGGCAGGGCGTCGACCGCGTCCGAGTCGAGGTACTTCAGCAGGGTCCGCTGGACGTAGTCGGTCTCGCCGGCCCAGTTGGTGAGGAACGACTCCCGCGAGAGCGTCGGGACGAAGTGGAAGTTGTCGCGGGTCTCGGCCAGTTCACGGAACGCCTCGCGGTAGGGGAGATGGTCCGCCCAGCCCGAGCCCAGGAAGAGCCACACCTGCCGCGGGCCGCCCTCGAACTCGTCGAGTCCGGTCTCGAAGAGGTGGTCGACCATGCTCTTGAACGGCGCCACGCCGGTTCCGGTGGCGACGAAGACGAGGTCGCGGTCCGACGGGGCCTGCAGGGTGAACTCGTCGCCGAACGGACCCCGGACGAAGAGCTCGTCACCCACCGACGCCCGGTCACAGAGGTCCGGTGTCAGCTCGCCACCCGGCACCCGCCGGATGCACAGCTCCAGCTCCTCGTCGCTCGGGGGGCTCGCGATGGAGTAGACCCGCGGCTCCTCGCCGGCGTAGCTGATGCGGACGTACTGTCCGGGAACGAAGTCCAGCCCCTCCTCGAGCCGGAACCGGAGGCGTACGAGCGAGGGGTAGGGCTGCTCCACCCGGCCGACCAGCGCGTCGAGGCGGTCGGCGAGGTCGGCCGGACCGCGGTCGGCGAGGTCGTCCGCGACCGCTCGCCACGCCCTGGGCTCCTCCGACACCGTCCCCAGCCCCGCGATGGCGGCGTGGTCCGCGATCCGGTCCCGGAGTGCGGCGACCGCCGCGTCGACCTCGCCGGTGCGGTTGTGGTCCATCGGCTCCGCCGCGGTGATGGTGGCTCCCTGGTCGACGATCTCCGCGGCCTCGGCCTGCTCCCGTGGCGAACGGTCGGGCGGCATCGGATGGGTGTTCCAGCGACCGCGTGTTACGTCCTTCGGCACGATGGGCGGGCGTACAGCACGGCACTGCGGCGAGGAGAAGGGTACCGACGGTCGGTCAGTAGGCGTCGCGCTCGACCAGCCGGTCTGCGATGCGCTGGGCACCGCGGGCCGCGGCCGTGACCGGGTCGTCGGGGGCGACGACCGTCACGTCGCGCTGGAGTTCGTCCTCGAGCCGGGTCTCGAACGCCTCGACCAGCCCCGGGATGCAGGTCATCCCGCCCGTGAGGACGACCGGGTTGTCGAGTGCGAGGTTGTACGTCTTCATCGAGTCGTTGGCGAACTCCGAGAGGAAGGTGTTGGCCAGCTCGTCGACGGCCTCGTCCACGTACTCGTCGACGGCCTCCATCACGCTCCACTCGATGGTGAACTCGTGGCTGCCGCCGCCGGGCTGCTGGATGACGTCCGTGAACGGCTCGAACTCCTCGAAGTCGGCGTGCTCCTCCTTGTACTCGCGGGCGGTCGTCCCGTCGATGTTGACCCGGCCCTGGGTCTCCTCCTCGACGAGGTTGGCGATGCGGCGGTCGACCTCGTTGCCGGTGACCGCGCCGGTGGCGAAGTGCGAGAGCTGCTCGCCCCGCCGGTAGGCCGACGCCTCCAGGTTCGTCGAGCCGAGGTTGACGCCGACGAAGATGGACTCGATGGCCTCCAGCCCGTCGCCCATCGCCGGGATGGCGCCGCACAGCGACTCGGGGTACGAGCGGATGGCCCGCTCGCCGACACCGCTCTCGTCGATGACCCGCTCCAGGTTCCCGAGCCCGCGTTCGTTGTCGATACTGGGGATGGCGTAGACGACGACGCTGTCGGCGTCGACGGCGTTCGAGGCGACGACCTCCCGGAAGAACTGGCCCGCAAGGTCCGCCCGTTCGTCGTCCTCCGGCAGCCCGGAGCGGAGCATGAACTCCACCTCGTCGGGGTACTCCGTCGCGGCCTCCTCGCCGTACAGCAGTCGCTCCTCCCCGGTGAGCGCGTCCTCGTAGGTCGCGAGACAGGTCAGCGTGGTCGTCGCCTCGGTCGACCCCCCAGCGCCCGGGTACACCAGCACCGTCCGCGTGCTGCCGAGTTTGACCCCGACCGGAGCCGGTGTGCCCCCTTCCACCGTTCCGGCGGGCTCCGACCCGGTATCGGCGCCCGAGCGGGTGCCGGACCGGGAGTGCTCCCTGTCGTCAGCTGGGGGCTCGGGCTCGCCCGCTTCCCCACGGTCCCAGTCCATCTCCTCTCCGTCCTCCTCATCCTCCGCCGCTCCCACACCGTCCTCGGGTTCGGTGGCCATACCTGGGGGTGGACTGAGTACGGTAAATAGCTCCGCACTATCCCGGAATAGCCCGGTTCTTTATCACTCAGGGTCCGTCTCCGCCCACTCTGCCAGCCGGGCGATGCGTGCGAGGCTCCGCATGTGGTGGGCGCGGTCGAGCTGGTCGAAGCCACCAGGCTCGTACCCGACACCCAGCAGGTGGTCCTCCAGTCGGTCGCGCACCTCCGGGGTGATCCACCCCATGAAGCGGTAGTACTCCAGCGCGGCGACGGCGCCCTCGAACCCGCCGGCGTCGACCAGCTCCGTCAGCCAGTCCAGCACGAACACCCGGGTCTCCGGGCTCGTCGGCAGCTGTTCCAGGTAGGGGAGACTGACTCCCAGGTTCCCCCCAGCCCCCGGTTCCGACGTGGAGGATGCCCGCAGCTCGCGGAGTTCGTCCACGTCGTACTCCAGCGGGTCGACCCTCATCGAGCGGTGATGCGTCCCGGGTGGTGATAACGGACCGGGCCACCCCGGTTCGATTCGGCCCGGTCCGCGACGTCGCCGTAGCAGCGTGTCGACGACGGCCATCGCGACGCGCCCGGGGAACCGTGGATACGTCCGGAATCCGTCGCGCAACCGACCACCCCGCAGAGAATGGTCCCAGGAACACAGATAAATCCCCACATCTCTCGATAAAATCCGATTACGAGCCATTACGCTCGTAGCTCTGCAGCAACTCTCGGATATTCGGAACTCTTATACACGTTATCGCGCTCTGTTCATTCGCAATGGCAAACGGTAAGGTTGACTTCTTCAACGACACGGGCGGTTACGGTTTCATCACGACTGAGGACTCTGACGAGGACGTGTTCTTCCACATGGACGACGTCGGCGGCGAGGACCTCACGGAGGGTACCGATCTGGAGTTCGACATCGAACAGGCCCCGAAGGGCCCGCGCGCGACGAACGTCGTCCGCGCCTGAACTGACGGCTACGCACGTCGCCTGACGGCGACCTCGCGCACCGCAACTTCTCGGAACGCTACACCGCGAGCGACGGCTCCGGGGTGCCCGGCAGCAGACCCGACTCGTTTTGCCACCGGCCGGACTACCGACGACCGGCCGATGACGAGCGCTCGCACCGAGCCGGCGTAGGCACCCGGCGATGACGAGCCCTATGAGTGCCGAGGCCGACCACTACGGTCCCGTCTCGAATTTTCGACGCTTCCCGTTCTCGCTTGCAGCGGGATCGCATTCATCGATCGGAGCCCCCGAGAGCCACCACGTTCCATCAGCGGTACTCTCACGGTTGCCAGTCCCCCACTCGGATACCTTCATCTGTGTGAATGTGTTCGAACTCCCGGCCAGCGCCGTCAGAGCACTCACCCGCGAGCGGTCGAACGGTCTCGTCCCCCTTTCCCGCGCTGCCGAACTCGCGGCATGATCGACCCATCAGTGGTCATGACTGTTCGACTTCCCGGTCCCGCACCTCCGCGAACCACCGTTCGAGAACTGCGTTACCCGTATAGCGGACGCGGTTCCCGGTCGCATCGACCTCGATGAGGTCCGCCGCCTCCAGTTTTGGGAGATGACGGTGCGTAAGCTCGGTCCTGACGGTCGAGACCTTCCGTCCCGAGATCGGGCTTCCTGCGAGTTCTTCGGCTAACTCGCCGACGGTCCTGGTCCGGTGTTCGTGCAGACAAGCGAGGATCGCCCGGCACTGCCGGTTCGTGAGCGAATCGAGGGTTGCGGTCGTGGTGGCAGGAGGGAGGTCGGGTTGCGTCACGAACGTCCGTAGGTCCGAATCCGTCCAGAACGGATGCTGCGTGCGCCTGATGGAACCCCCGTCGGTTCGTTCGATCAGGTCGTGGGCCTCGAGCAGTGGGAGATGCGTGTGGTGGAGTGATATCCGGACCTTCTCCCCGGCATCGGACGTGACTGCTTCTGGAGCGTGCCCTGATTCGTGCGAGGCCACGGCTCGAGCCAGCTCTGACACTGATACAGGACCGTCAGCCTGGTCAAGAACACTGAGAAGCACTCGCCGTCGCCTGGCAGCGAGTATCTGATAGAGTTCGCTTGCCTCCTCTCTCTCGGCGGCCAGGAAGTGTTGAGACCAGGAGGGTGAATCTGCTGAACTCGCCATTACTCCGTGTGGAGAGTCTCCGGAAAGGTAAGCGGCGCTTCAAAAGGGTTTGATTCGCCCCCGGTTACCCTGTCGAGTCGAAGAACGCGGAGACCAACTTGCGTTCGCCGTGCCGGATGTGGTGTGAGACAGTGCCCTGTGTCACGTCCAACCGCTCGGCCAACTCTTCACCGGTAATGGCGCGCGGCCAGTCGAAATATCCCGAGTAGTACGCTACCTCCAGCGCGGTCCGCTGTCGTTCAGTCAACTGCTCGTCGAGATCGGAGAAGACATCGTTCAGCCGTGGCTTCTCCCGTACGACCTCAGTTTGACTGACGACCTCTGTCCTCGGGTACACGTCCTCGACAAGGTCGATCACTTCCCTGACGTCGGTGGTAGAGGGTACACCGACAGTGAATCGGAATTCCCCGTTCTCGAAAGTGCCCCCGACTATTCGACTATCGTACTTCGCTAACTGTGAGGCACCTGCCCTCTGAGAGGTTTTCACCTCGACTCGTGATTTGGACCCCGTCCCTGGGATCACGTGACATTCGGAATCCGGATAGAAGTCCTCAGTCACGTCGATGAACACCTCCGGGGCGATTCCAGCTATCGAGTAGTAGGTGAGAGTCTGACCATCCGTGAGGCCAACAGATCTCTCGATCGAGATGGTGAACGAGTCATGACCGATGACGTCGAGATATGCATCTGCGATTCCGGCTGATCGGAAGGTGACCTCGGTGACCCGGTCTTCCAGCAGGGCTCGTTTCCGGTTGATCGAACTGATCGCGTGTCCAGCGATCTCGCCGAGTCGTCCGATGATGCGGCGTTCGCTCTCGTCGAAGGCGTTCTCGCGTGCCGTGTAGACATTCAGGACACCGTAGACCCGTTCCTCGCAGGTGATCGGAATCGATATCCCCACCCGGTGGTGAATCTCTCTCGACTGTCGCCACTTGTCGAACACGGGATCGGCGGGGCTGTCGTAGGTGACCTGAACCTCGCCCGTTCGTACCGCTTCGGCGACCGGTCCGTGACTCGTCGGGTCATCGGTCTCGGTCGAGAGAACAACGTTGGAGAGCCTGGCCTCGTCCGGTCCGGTGATGTGCGGGACGATGGTCTTGCCGTATCGATCGAGGTGGCCGATCCAGGCGTACTCGTAGGAGTCGGAGTTCGTGAGGTGGGTCGTGATCGTTCGCTCGACCTCCTCCCGTGAGGACGATTCGATGACAGCGCCGGTGACGTCCTGGAACACCTGGTTGAGGCGGTTTAGCGCCGCGAGTTCCTCTTCGAACCGCTTGCGCTCGGTGATGTCGCGAACCACCGCGACGACACCACGGTCGTCGTCCTCGTCCGATGGGAACAGTCCAAATCGAACTTCGACAGGGATCGTCCCACCGTCTTTCGTTTCGAGTACGATCTCGTGCTGAGCAACGTCTCCAACGGCGTTCAGCCCCGCTTTCAGCTCTTCCCCTTCGAGGAAGTGGTCAGATGATGCTACTCGTGAGGCGTGTGTCCCGATCAACTCTGCAGGGGAATAGCCGAGCAGTTCCGCGTACGCGTCATTGACCATCGAGAAGTGGCCGTCACCATCCACGGCAACAATCCCATCACCGACCGTCTCCACGATGGTACGGTACTCTTCCAGTTCCTGCTGGCGACGCTTCCGTGTCGAGACATCGCGGAAATACACCGACAGACCCGTCTCCGAGGGGTAGATGGAGTTCTCGAACCACGCGTCCAACGGGTCGTAGTAGTCCTCCAGAGAGACCGGTTCCTGGGTTCCGTGTGCCTCGTGAATCGCGGTCTCGAACTCGTCGGTCAGGTCGAGCTCGGTGTGGATGTCTCGGCCGAGGACGGCGGGTGCGTCCAGGTCGAGGAGGTCCGCTGCTCGGGTATTCAGGTAGGTGAACCTGAACTGGTCGTCGAGGCCGTAGAAGCCGTCCGTAATCCGCTCGAGCACCGCATCAACGGTGGGTCCTGCCTCGCTACGTTCTGGCTCCCTTTCGCTTGCGCGCCCACACTCGGAGGGGCCCTCGCTTGCTCGCCACCAGACCCGGGCGTTGGCACCTGCTTTCTTTGTCTCGAGGTCGCCCCTGCCCACCAGCTTCTCCAGACGTTTGTAGACCGTTCGTCGGCCGACGTCGAGCGCGTCTGCCACCTCCGGTGTCGTGAGTGGTTCGCAAGGGTCGTCGCTCTGGTCGAAGACAGCGAGCGTTTCGACGTAGATTCCCTCCGAACTACCAGACGATGACATACCCCCCTGGAGAGGACCAGTGGCTATAGCAGTTCCGTCGATGGCACTGCGACGCGGTACCCTTCGCTCAGCTCGATCTCTCCACGGTAGCGTTATTGAAAGCCGATATTTGATACTGGCCGGAGCCTCCGTGAGCGCCGAGGCCGCATCCCTAACGGTAGACGGACCGATGCCACAGCCGGCGGACCAGCGACGGAATCACTGTCCCGGAACGTGTTGTTTACCTCG from Haloglomus litoreum includes the following:
- a CDS encoding FAD-binding oxidoreductase, with the translated sequence MPPDRSPREQAEAAEIVDQGATITAAEPMDHNRTGEVDAAVAALRDRIADHAAIAGLGTVSEEPRAWRAVADDLADRGPADLADRLDALVGRVEQPYPSLVRLRFRLEEGLDFVPGQYVRISYAGEEPRVYSIASPPSDEELELCIRRVPGGELTPDLCDRASVGDELFVRGPFGDEFTLQAPSDRDLVFVATGTGVAPFKSMVDHLFETGLDEFEGGPRQVWLFLGSGWADHLPYREAFRELAETRDNFHFVPTLSRESFLTNWAGETDYVQRTLLKYLDSDAVDALPDPYAESAAAEPAVDVDARIDPGRTEAYVCGLGAMADGVVEVLEALDLPEGLVRVESYG
- a CDS encoding FlaD/FlaE family flagellar protein, with product MRVDPLEYDVDELRELRASSTSEPGAGGNLGVSLPYLEQLPTSPETRVFVLDWLTELVDAGGFEGAVAALEYYRFMGWITPEVRDRLEDHLLGVGYEPGGFDQLDRAHHMRSLARIARLAEWAETDPE
- a CDS encoding cold-shock protein, producing MANGKVDFFNDTGGYGFITTEDSDEDVFFHMDDVGGEDLTEGTDLEFDIEQAPKGPRATNVVRA
- a CDS encoding winged helix-turn-helix domain-containing protein; this translates as MASSADSPSWSQHFLAAEREEASELYQILAARRRRVLLSVLDQADGPVSVSELARAVASHESGHAPEAVTSDAGEKVRISLHHTHLPLLEAHDLIERTDGGSIRRTQHPFWTDSDLRTFVTQPDLPPATTTATLDSLTNRQCRAILACLHEHRTRTVGELAEELAGSPISGRKVSTVRTELTHRHLPKLEAADLIEVDATGNRVRYTGNAVLERWFAEVRDREVEQS
- a CDS encoding PAS domain S-box protein; its protein translation is MSSSGSSEGIYVETLAVFDQSDDPCEPLTTPEVADALDVGRRTVYKRLEKLVGRGDLETKKAGANARVWWRASEGPSECGRASEREPERSEAGPTVDAVLERITDGFYGLDDQFRFTYLNTRAADLLDLDAPAVLGRDIHTELDLTDEFETAIHEAHGTQEPVSLEDYYDPLDAWFENSIYPSETGLSVYFRDVSTRKRRQQELEEYRTIVETVGDGIVAVDGDGHFSMVNDAYAELLGYSPAELIGTHASRVASSDHFLEGEELKAGLNAVGDVAQHEIVLETKDGGTIPVEVRFGLFPSDEDDDRGVVAVVRDITERKRFEEELAALNRLNQVFQDVTGAVIESSSREEVERTITTHLTNSDSYEYAWIGHLDRYGKTIVPHITGPDEARLSNVVLSTETDDPTSHGPVAEAVRTGEVQVTYDSPADPVFDKWRQSREIHHRVGISIPITCEERVYGVLNVYTARENAFDESERRIIGRLGEIAGHAISSINRKRALLEDRVTEVTFRSAGIADAYLDVIGHDSFTISIERSVGLTDGQTLTYYSIAGIAPEVFIDVTEDFYPDSECHVIPGTGSKSRVEVKTSQRAGASQLAKYDSRIVGGTFENGEFRFTVGVPSTTDVREVIDLVEDVYPRTEVVSQTEVVREKPRLNDVFSDLDEQLTERQRTALEVAYYSGYFDWPRAITGEELAERLDVTQGTVSHHIRHGERKLVSAFFDSTG